Proteins encoded in a region of the Microcoleus sp. AS-A8 genome:
- a CDS encoding precorrin-8X methylmutase, producing the protein MEWHVTDAQSLAIIDREIGDHIFTAAEYEIVRRVIYATADFEYLSLIRFSERALQAGAAALAARTTIVVDVPMVQVGITPHIQNTFANPVYCSMEALTRPQKEKTQAAWGIQTLARRYPEGIFVVGQAQTALTALIELIEGEEIKPALVIGTPSGFVDVDVAKDRLKDSLIPHIRIEGRKGSSVVAAAIVNGLVDLAWQAYGQDSGGLS; encoded by the coding sequence ATGGAATGGCATGTGACAGATGCCCAAAGTCTGGCAATTATTGACCGCGAAATCGGCGATCATATCTTTACGGCGGCAGAATACGAGATTGTGCGCCGAGTGATTTATGCCACGGCTGACTTTGAATATCTGTCTCTCATTCGGTTTTCTGAGCGAGCCTTACAGGCGGGAGCCGCTGCCTTAGCGGCTCGTACTACGATAGTGGTCGATGTTCCAATGGTGCAGGTGGGGATTACCCCTCACATTCAGAATACCTTTGCCAATCCTGTGTATTGCAGTATGGAAGCGCTGACGCGTCCGCAAAAGGAGAAGACACAAGCGGCCTGGGGAATTCAAACCCTAGCCAGACGCTATCCAGAAGGAATTTTCGTAGTAGGTCAGGCTCAGACCGCATTGACGGCGCTGATTGAGTTAATCGAGGGTGAGGAAATAAAACCCGCTTTGGTCATTGGGACACCTTCGGGGTTTGTTGATGTGGATGTAGCGAAAGACCGCCTGAAAGACTCTTTGATTCCTCATATTCGGATTGAAGGGCGTAAGGGGAGTTCTGTGGTTGCCGCGGCGATCGTTAACGGATTGGTAGACTTGGCTTGGCAAGCGTATGGGCAGGATAGTGGCGGCCTGAGCTAA
- a CDS encoding KGG domain-containing protein — MSNTSKRGFASMDQDKQREIASKGGKAAHEKGTAHEFTSEEAREAGRKGGETVSKDREHMSEIGREGGKQSHKK; from the coding sequence ATGTCAAATACAAGCAAACGTGGCTTTGCCTCTATGGATCAGGATAAACAAAGAGAGATTGCAAGCAAAGGTGGAAAGGCGGCTCACGAGAAGGGAACAGCCCATGAGTTTACCTCAGAGGAAGCCAGGGAAGCCGGTCGCAAAGGTGGCGAAACTGTAAGCAAAGACCGTGAACATATGTCTGAAATCGGCCGCGAAGGTGGCAAACAAAGCCACAAAAAATAA
- a CDS encoding transposase yields the protein MLVLEFKAKGKTTQYAAVDEAILTAQFVRNKCVRYWMDNRGVGQKELYRLSKTLREEFPFVKALNSSACQASVERAYSSIARFYDNCKKSVPGKKGYPKFQKNCRSVEYKTSGWSLSENRKQITFTDKKGIGKLKLKGTWDLNFYQLDQIKRVRLVRRADGYYVQFLVKAENKVDKKPTGRTIGLDVGISQFYTDSNGHTEPNPKFYRTGEKRLKVRQRRVSRKNIGSANRQKAINKLGRVHLKISRQREEHAKRVARCVIQSNDLVAYEDLRVKNLVKNHCLARSINDAGWYQFRKWLEYFGVKFGRITVAVKPAYTSQKCSLCGTLVKKALSMRTHACQCGFVLDRDWNAAINILELALSTTGHVGTWVLNLNASGDLASTVAGAILSEQAGSMNEESPP from the coding sequence ATGCTCGTTTTGGAGTTTAAAGCTAAGGGAAAAACAACTCAATACGCCGCTGTAGACGAAGCTATTTTGACCGCTCAGTTTGTCCGCAACAAGTGTGTCCGGTATTGGATGGACAACCGAGGTGTAGGACAGAAGGAGCTGTATCGCCTCAGTAAAACGTTGAGAGAAGAATTTCCCTTTGTTAAAGCCTTGAACTCAAGCGCTTGCCAAGCATCTGTTGAAAGAGCCTATAGCTCCATAGCTCGGTTCTACGACAACTGCAAGAAATCTGTTCCAGGCAAAAAAGGGTATCCAAAGTTCCAGAAAAATTGTCGCTCAGTCGAGTACAAAACTTCTGGATGGTCACTTTCCGAGAACAGGAAGCAAATCACTTTCACTGATAAGAAAGGGATTGGTAAGCTCAAACTTAAAGGAACGTGGGATTTAAACTTCTACCAACTAGACCAAATCAAACGGGTTAGGCTAGTGCGTCGGGCTGATGGCTACTACGTTCAATTTTTGGTGAAAGCTGAGAACAAGGTAGATAAAAAGCCAACAGGTAGGACTATCGGATTAGATGTAGGAATAAGCCAGTTCTATACCGATAGTAATGGGCACACTGAACCTAACCCAAAGTTTTATCGGACTGGGGAGAAACGGCTGAAGGTTCGTCAACGCCGTGTTTCTCGGAAAAATATTGGCTCTGCCAACCGCCAGAAAGCCATTAATAAATTAGGACGAGTACACCTCAAAATAAGTAGGCAACGTGAAGAACATGCCAAGAGAGTGGCACGTTGCGTAATCCAATCTAACGATTTGGTCGCCTATGAAGATTTGAGGGTCAAAAACTTGGTCAAAAATCACTGTCTCGCCAGATCTATTAATGATGCAGGTTGGTATCAATTCAGAAAGTGGCTAGAGTATTTCGGAGTGAAGTTCGGTAGGATAACTGTTGCAGTCAAGCCTGCCTATACTTCTCAGAAATGCTCATTATGCGGCACTCTAGTCAAAAAGGCTTTGTCTATGAGAACCCATGCTTGTCAGTGCGGGTTCGTATTAGACCGAGACTGGAATGCCGCTATCAATATTCTGGAGTTAGCCTTGAGTACCACAGGGCATGTGGGAACTTGGGTTTTAAACCTGAACGCTTCGGGAGATTTGGCCTCTACTGTGGCTGGAGCAATCCTGTCAGAGCAAGCTGGGTCTATGAACGAAGAATCTCCGCCCTAG
- a CDS encoding DNA/RNA non-specific endonuclease, which produces MVSGNLLDYATGFLISPRLLLTNHHVFASSDEAQLSEVEFNYQQNKDGTWMGSEFFALQPDTFFFADEELDFAVVAVAQTTRQSGKPLAGFGWLTLDPQIGKVSPGEYLTIIQHPSGGDKQIALRENQLLKIDTHTLWYRTDTAPGSSGSPVFNDVWQVVALHHSGVPEKDANGNYLTLDGKPSERPINESKIKWIANEGIRVSRIVTSLQAAYGNHSLIRGIFDTSSSDLSSSVHINSQLKESPMPSDVTALTGNQLTYGRGTQIDPNEARRVTDYSDRKGYDPNFLGSNGKRVPLPELTDKMKRDCAINRMAGRGMDEYILPYHHFSIVMNKVRKMAFYTAVNVDGTHRIKVDNNENWITDPRIGADEQTNNSLYADNDLDRGHLVRRLDPVWGSIAQAANNDTFHFTNCSPQHKDFNQNKATWLGLENYILDNAIAEKFRVSVSTGPVFRNDDREHRRVKLPRQFWKVLVMVKEGNLSATGYLLSQEELIQNFPKEAFSDDRRVRTHQVTIQEIEELTGLSFGLSEFDPMESRGDESTSRFIPITSYEAIRF; this is translated from the coding sequence TTGGTATCAGGCAATTTGTTGGATTATGCGACCGGGTTTCTGATTTCGCCTCGCCTATTGCTAACAAATCATCACGTTTTCGCTAGTTCTGATGAGGCTCAACTAAGTGAGGTTGAGTTCAATTATCAGCAAAATAAAGATGGAACTTGGATGGGGTCTGAGTTTTTCGCTTTACAGCCCGATACCTTCTTTTTTGCCGATGAGGAGCTTGACTTCGCGGTAGTTGCTGTTGCACAGACGACTCGACAGAGCGGCAAACCGTTAGCTGGTTTTGGCTGGCTGACTCTCGATCCTCAAATCGGTAAGGTGTCTCCCGGTGAATATCTCACGATTATTCAGCATCCAAGCGGAGGAGATAAGCAAATCGCGCTACGCGAAAACCAACTGCTCAAAATTGATACTCATACACTCTGGTATCGAACAGATACAGCGCCAGGTTCGTCGGGTTCACCAGTTTTTAACGATGTTTGGCAGGTGGTTGCCTTGCATCATTCAGGAGTACCTGAAAAAGATGCCAATGGAAACTATCTAACACTTGATGGTAAGCCTTCGGAAAGACCGATCAACGAGAGCAAAATCAAATGGATTGCTAATGAGGGCATCCGAGTCAGCCGCATTGTTACATCTCTCCAAGCTGCCTATGGCAACCATTCCTTAATCCGAGGAATTTTTGACACAAGCTCATCCGATTTATCATCCTCTGTTCACATTAACTCTCAATTAAAGGAGTCACCTATGCCTTCAGACGTTACCGCTCTAACAGGAAATCAATTAACTTACGGTAGAGGAACTCAAATCGACCCCAATGAAGCTAGGCGAGTTACGGACTACAGCGATCGTAAGGGCTACGATCCGAACTTTCTAGGAAGCAATGGTAAGCGCGTTCCCCTGCCGGAATTGACAGACAAGATGAAGCGCGATTGTGCCATCAATCGTATGGCAGGGCGAGGGATGGATGAATACATCTTGCCGTATCACCACTTCAGCATCGTGATGAATAAGGTGCGGAAAATGGCGTTTTACACTGCTGTTAATGTTGACGGAACGCACAGAATTAAGGTTGATAACAACGAAAATTGGATTACTGACCCTCGAATTGGGGCAGACGAACAAACCAACAATTCTCTTTATGCAGATAACGACCTCGATCGCGGACATCTAGTGCGTCGTTTAGATCCTGTATGGGGTTCCATCGCCCAAGCTGCCAATAACGATACATTCCACTTCACTAACTGTAGTCCCCAGCACAAAGATTTCAACCAAAACAAGGCAACCTGGCTAGGACTGGAAAACTATATCTTAGACAATGCGATCGCAGAAAAGTTTCGTGTGTCCGTGTCCACGGGTCCTGTCTTCCGTAATGATGACAGAGAGCATCGTCGAGTGAAATTACCCCGTCAGTTTTGGAAAGTTTTGGTCATGGTCAAAGAGGGTAACCTTTCCGCCACAGGTTATCTGCTCAGCCAGGAAGAACTGATTCAAAATTTTCCAAAGGAAGCGTTTTCTGATGATAGGCGAGTCAGAACTCACCAAGTAACAATTCAGGAGATCGAGGAGTTGACGGGATTATCGTTTGGGTTAAGTGAATTTGACCCAATGGAGAGTCGCGGGGACGAAAGCACGTCTCGTTTCATACCGATTACTTCCTACGAAGCCATTCGTTTCTAA
- a CDS encoding ribonuclease T2: MLTLKKWLLLAISLCFCLTLWSRPAYAFITLNNQFVADEACEAVQSIKSGTNRGNIRLTPQETYPVIGKNRDNASHYLLRIEDAEPSERWVSLQCGQLLGSSAPVNQDYLLALSWQPSFCETKPTKPECESQTAKRFDATNLVLHGLFPQPRQNIYCNVSDDIIRLDKDKQWSKLPPITLSEETRNELAVKMPGFASDLHLHEWYKHGTCYSNSPDEYFQESIALLDQVNNSSVRDLFVRNIGNSLSSNEIRNQFDKAFNDGAGSKVQVQCQKDIDEARNNMVVELQVNLKGNIQPETPIGSLLQAGKTVPAGCPLGEIDPAGFDD, translated from the coding sequence ATGTTAACGCTGAAAAAATGGTTGTTGCTTGCAATTTCTCTATGTTTCTGTTTAACTCTGTGGTCTAGACCAGCTTACGCATTCATCACACTCAACAATCAATTTGTTGCTGACGAAGCTTGCGAAGCCGTACAGTCAATCAAAAGTGGAACCAATCGGGGAAATATTCGACTGACTCCCCAAGAAACCTATCCAGTCATTGGTAAAAACCGAGATAACGCCTCCCATTACTTGCTTAGGATCGAGGACGCTGAACCGTCGGAGCGCTGGGTGTCCCTACAGTGTGGACAACTTTTAGGTTCTTCTGCTCCAGTCAATCAGGATTATTTACTTGCCCTTAGCTGGCAACCATCCTTTTGTGAAACGAAGCCAACTAAGCCCGAATGTGAGAGCCAAACGGCAAAACGGTTTGATGCCACAAACTTAGTTCTACACGGTCTATTTCCCCAGCCGAGGCAAAATATCTATTGCAATGTTAGTGACGATATCATACGTCTTGACAAAGATAAGCAATGGTCAAAGTTGCCACCAATCACCTTATCTGAGGAAACGCGCAATGAACTAGCCGTTAAAATGCCAGGATTTGCTTCGGATCTGCATCTACATGAATGGTACAAACATGGAACTTGCTACAGTAACTCACCGGACGAATATTTCCAAGAATCAATCGCTTTATTAGACCAAGTGAATAACTCTTCAGTTCGCGATCTGTTCGTTAGAAATATTGGTAATTCCCTCTCCTCTAACGAGATCAGAAATCAGTTTGATAAAGCGTTCAATGATGGAGCGGGAAGCAAGGTTCAAGTTCAGTGTCAAAAAGATATTGACGAAGCTCGAAACAATATGGTGGTAGAGCTACAGGTTAACCTTAAAGGTAACATTCAGCCCGAGACTCCAATTGGAAGTCTTCTACAGGCTGGTAAAACAGTTCCGGCAGGTTGCCCCCTTGGAGAAATCGATCCTGCTGGTTTCGACGATTAA
- a CDS encoding Mu transposase C-terminal domain-containing protein, with the protein MKPDEQVAFDTVGANAISSPTNQRPIVSELSGEAKVKLDVILSLIEPCDRATYGERLRAGAKKLGVSVRSVQRLVKTYQEQGLAALTSTNRADRGKHRISQFWQDFIIKTYQQGNKGSKRMTPKQVALKVQAKASDIGDDEPPTYRTVLRVLKPLQEKEAKAKSIRTPGWRGSTLSVKTRDGDDLEISYSNQVWQCDHTRADVLLVDQHGELIGRPWLTTVIDSYSRCIMGINLGFDAPSSQVVALALRHAILPKQYGAEYKLHCDWGTYGKPEYFYTDGGKDFRSNHLAEIGTQLGFVPKLRSRPSEGGIVERPFKTLNQSLFSTLPGYTGSNVQERPKEAEKDAQLMLRELEQLVVRFLVDKYNQSIDARMGDQTRYQRWEAGLRGEPALISERDLDICLMKVARRTVQRGGHLQFENVMYRGEYLEGYAGETVSVRYDPRDITTIWIYRQEKQQEVFLTRAHAQELETEQLSVDEAKASAKRLRDAGKTVSNQSILLEVMEREALVEGKKTRKQRHMEEQSYKQVPTSPVVEEVEPVEPEAEQATQTESDFSDIEVWDLDELREEYGW; encoded by the coding sequence ATGAAACCTGATGAGCAAGTGGCTTTTGATACTGTTGGCGCAAATGCGATTAGCTCCCCTACCAATCAAAGACCAATCGTCTCTGAGCTTTCAGGGGAAGCGAAAGTCAAGCTGGACGTAATTCTGAGCTTAATTGAACCGTGCGATCGCGCTACCTATGGAGAACGACTCCGAGCAGGTGCGAAGAAGCTTGGTGTTTCGGTGCGATCGGTACAAAGGTTAGTTAAGACGTATCAGGAGCAAGGATTAGCCGCCCTTACCTCAACCAATAGAGCTGATAGGGGCAAACACAGAATTAGTCAGTTTTGGCAGGACTTCATCATCAAAACTTACCAGCAGGGCAATAAGGGCAGTAAGCGGATGACTCCCAAGCAAGTTGCTCTGAAGGTTCAAGCCAAGGCTTCAGACATTGGGGACGATGAACCACCCACTTACAGAACTGTCTTAAGGGTACTCAAGCCGCTTCAGGAAAAAGAGGCGAAGGCGAAAAGTATTCGTACTCCGGGTTGGCGAGGTTCGACGCTTTCGGTGAAAACTCGTGATGGGGATGACCTAGAAATTTCCTATAGCAATCAGGTTTGGCAGTGTGACCATACCCGTGCGGATGTGTTGCTGGTCGATCAACATGGAGAACTGATTGGTCGTCCTTGGTTAACCACTGTCATTGATAGCTACTCTCGCTGCATTATGGGCATCAATTTAGGCTTTGATGCACCCAGTTCTCAGGTAGTTGCTTTAGCCTTACGTCATGCGATATTGCCGAAGCAATATGGGGCAGAGTACAAGCTGCATTGTGACTGGGGGACATATGGTAAACCAGAGTATTTCTACACGGATGGGGGTAAAGACTTTCGCTCCAATCATTTGGCAGAAATTGGAACACAGTTAGGTTTTGTCCCTAAATTGCGGAGTCGTCCTTCTGAAGGAGGGATTGTTGAGCGTCCGTTTAAAACGTTGAATCAGTCGTTATTCTCAACGTTACCGGGTTACACGGGTTCAAATGTCCAGGAACGTCCCAAGGAGGCGGAAAAAGACGCTCAGTTGATGTTGAGGGAGTTGGAACAGTTAGTCGTTCGCTTCCTTGTTGATAAGTACAACCAAAGTATTGATGCGCGGATGGGCGACCAAACCCGCTATCAGCGTTGGGAGGCGGGACTTAGAGGGGAACCCGCCCTAATTTCCGAGCGCGATTTAGATATTTGCTTGATGAAAGTGGCAAGGCGCACGGTGCAACGAGGTGGGCATTTGCAGTTTGAAAATGTGATGTATCGAGGGGAGTATCTGGAAGGGTATGCAGGAGAAACCGTAAGTGTCAGGTATGACCCCAGAGATATTACGACGATTTGGATTTATCGCCAAGAGAAACAGCAGGAAGTCTTCTTGACTCGCGCTCATGCTCAGGAATTAGAGACGGAGCAATTGTCAGTGGATGAAGCGAAAGCCAGTGCTAAGAGGCTGCGCGATGCCGGAAAAACCGTTAGTAATCAGTCGATTTTGCTGGAGGTTATGGAGCGAGAAGCGTTGGTCGAGGGCAAGAAAACTCGCAAGCAGAGGCACATGGAAGAACAGAGTTATAAGCAAGTTCCAACAAGTCCTGTGGTTGAAGAGGTTGAACCTGTTGAGCCAGAAGCAGAACAAGCAACTCAGACGGAATCGGACTTTTCTGATATTGAAGTTTGGGACTTAGACGAATTGCGTGAGGAATACGGGTGGTAA
- a CDS encoding YtxH domain-containing protein yields MSKKSAGAFISGLLLGSAIGTVTGLLIAPRTGRDTRQLLKKSADALPDLAEDLSTSVQLQADRLSESALRNWDGTLARLREAIAAGIEASQRETLDLRQSKTDVAAESRPSVPDHQL; encoded by the coding sequence ATGTCAAAGAAAAGTGCTGGAGCATTTATTAGTGGTTTACTGTTAGGCAGCGCCATTGGAACTGTGACAGGTTTACTGATTGCGCCCCGCACAGGTCGGGATACACGTCAGTTGTTGAAAAAATCCGCAGATGCTTTACCTGATTTAGCCGAAGATTTATCCACCAGTGTGCAACTGCAAGCGGATCGCCTTTCCGAATCGGCCTTGCGGAACTGGGATGGGACACTAGCTCGACTCCGAGAAGCGATCGCCGCCGGCATTGAAGCTTCTCAACGAGAGACGCTAGACCTGAGACAGTCCAAAACTGACGTTGCGGCTGAATCACGCCCGTCAGTTCCTGACCACCAACTGTAG
- a CDS encoding DUF948 domain-containing protein, whose protein sequence is MIDPLFWLGLSILLVAVSLTAVLIAAIPALQELGRAARSIEKLADTLRRELPPTLEAIRLTGLEISDLTDDVSEGVKSAGQVAKQVDQSLSGVKNQAKNVQVNTRGVVAGVKAAWKTWRRPNFGRRSVDRLPPSQRTALDLRERDRSAPMPESATSGNPYQEHEADYEDNDSTRHEAYYQDNQGDSRLSRQHEDEDLEFPD, encoded by the coding sequence GTGATTGACCCTCTATTTTGGTTAGGATTATCCATCCTACTCGTAGCTGTCAGCTTAACCGCTGTTTTAATAGCAGCCATTCCTGCCTTACAGGAGTTAGGCCGGGCAGCTCGAAGTATAGAAAAATTAGCGGACACTCTGCGTCGGGAATTGCCACCAACTCTGGAAGCAATTCGCCTAACGGGATTAGAAATCAGTGACTTGACCGATGATGTCAGCGAGGGCGTAAAAAGCGCCGGTCAAGTAGCAAAGCAAGTGGATCAAAGTCTCAGCGGCGTTAAAAACCAGGCGAAAAACGTACAGGTTAATACGCGTGGTGTGGTTGCGGGAGTCAAAGCCGCTTGGAAAACTTGGAGGCGTCCTAATTTCGGACGCCGATCCGTTGATCGTCTTCCACCCTCTCAGAGAACCGCCTTAGACCTGCGGGAGCGTGATCGAAGTGCCCCTATGCCAGAATCAGCCACAAGCGGCAATCCTTATCAAGAACATGAGGCTGATTACGAAGATAACGACTCTACTAGGCATGAGGCGTATTATCAGGACAACCAAGGTGATTCACGTTTGTCGAGGCAACATGAGGACGAAGACTTAGAATTCCCGGACTAA
- a CDS encoding TniB family NTP-binding protein codes for MTEAESIAEELGEFKTDDQELQAEIARLSKTRIVPLEHVQDLHKWLDEKRKARQSCRLVGESRTGKTVACEAYTLRNKPKQEGRQTPIVPVVYIMPPSKCGAKDLFKEIIEYLRYRAVKGTVSDFRSRAMEVLKEVAREYS; via the coding sequence ATGACTGAAGCTGAGTCAATTGCTGAAGAATTAGGGGAATTCAAAACGGATGACCAAGAGTTACAAGCAGAAATTGCTCGTCTGAGTAAGACACGTATTGTCCCACTGGAACATGTTCAAGATTTACATAAGTGGTTGGATGAAAAGCGCAAAGCTCGTCAATCGTGTCGTTTAGTGGGAGAGTCGCGGACGGGTAAGACTGTCGCTTGTGAAGCTTACACTCTACGCAATAAGCCTAAGCAGGAGGGACGGCAAACGCCGATTGTTCCTGTGGTTTATATTATGCCACCGTCTAAGTGTGGAGCGAAGGATTTATTTAAGGAGATTATTGAGTACTTGCGATATCGGGCGGTTAAGGGGACAGTTTCTGATTTTCGCTCTAGGGCGATGGAGGTGTTGAAGGAGGTAGCCAGGGAGTATTCATGA
- a CDS encoding TniQ family protein — protein MTLTDEIQPWLFPVEPFEGESFSHFLGRFRRRNHLTPSALGTLAGIGAVVARWERFHLNPFPSAKELEGLAKVVGVEAQRLREMLPPQGVGMNCNTIRLCGACYAESPCHQMEWQFKSTAGCETHQLRLLSKCPRCGARFKIPALWEDGGCQQCFMSFAQMAEYQKAF, from the coding sequence ATGACACTGACAGATGAGATTCAACCTTGGCTGTTTCCGGTTGAGCCGTTCGAGGGGGAGAGTTTTAGCCACTTTTTGGGCAGGTTTAGGCGACGGAATCATTTGACTCCGAGTGCGTTAGGTACGTTGGCGGGAATTGGGGCGGTGGTGGCGCGATGGGAGAGGTTTCACCTCAATCCGTTTCCGAGTGCAAAGGAGTTGGAGGGGTTGGCGAAGGTTGTGGGAGTTGAGGCACAGAGGTTACGGGAAATGTTGCCGCCGCAGGGAGTGGGGATGAACTGCAATACAATTCGCTTATGTGGGGCGTGTTATGCCGAGTCGCCTTGTCATCAGATGGAGTGGCAGTTTAAGTCAACGGCGGGGTGTGAGACGCATCAGTTGAGGTTGTTGTCGAAGTGTCCAAGGTGTGGGGCAAGGTTTAAGATTCCGGCGTTGTGGGAGGATGGGGGGTGTCAACAGTGTTTTATGTCGTTTGCTCAGATGGCGGAGTATCAAAAAGCTTTTTAG
- a CDS encoding TPM domain-containing protein, producing the protein MQHFFPKRLLVSLAAFFLAVSVWAIAPAAQAFDNPDLLPNTQTPIIDLANFLPTLQEEELVKDLETFETETGWKLRVLTQYDRTPGRAVKDFWGLNDKSVLLIADSRGGNILGFNVGDDLYQFLPRTFWVELQTRFGNLYYVRENGENRAIVDSLDTIKTCLRQGGCQVVPGLPREQWILTLITSVLGGLICGFAAIPRKEGQIFAWQWALIFSPLWGILFIAFGIGPVVTRTSEWLPLFRNVIGFVLGFLVAYLSPIIAQSSASET; encoded by the coding sequence ATGCAGCACTTTTTTCCCAAGAGACTTCTGGTATCCCTAGCCGCGTTTTTCCTAGCCGTGTCAGTTTGGGCGATCGCACCAGCCGCGCAGGCTTTCGATAACCCTGATTTACTGCCCAATACTCAAACACCCATCATCGATCTAGCTAACTTTCTCCCGACGCTTCAGGAAGAGGAACTGGTCAAAGATCTGGAGACCTTTGAGACTGAAACGGGCTGGAAACTGAGAGTTTTGACTCAATACGACCGCACGCCAGGTCGAGCCGTCAAAGATTTTTGGGGACTCAACGATAAAAGTGTTTTACTCATTGCTGACTCACGAGGCGGTAATATTCTGGGTTTCAACGTTGGGGATGACCTGTATCAATTCCTACCTCGCACCTTCTGGGTTGAGTTACAAACCCGATTCGGCAACCTCTACTATGTCCGCGAAAATGGCGAAAACCGAGCAATTGTTGACTCGCTAGACACGATTAAAACTTGTCTACGTCAGGGGGGTTGCCAGGTCGTCCCCGGTCTTCCACGGGAACAGTGGATTTTGACGCTGATTACTTCAGTCTTGGGTGGACTGATTTGCGGATTTGCCGCCATACCCCGTAAAGAGGGACAAATTTTTGCTTGGCAATGGGCTTTAATCTTCTCTCCCCTGTGGGGCATTCTGTTCATCGCCTTCGGAATTGGGCCTGTGGTGACGCGCACCTCAGAGTGGTTGCCACTCTTTCGCAACGTAATCGGCTTTGTTCTGGGTTTCCTCGTGGCTTATTTGTCACCCATCATCGCTCAATCCTCTGCCTCGGAGACGTAA